The following are encoded in a window of Flavobacterium sp. WC2421 genomic DNA:
- the murF gene encoding UDP-N-acetylmuramoyl-tripeptide--D-alanyl-D-alanine ligase — translation MDIQYIHSLFLKCKSVSIDTRKIGVNSFFVAIKGERFDANTFASEALEKGASYVLIDDKSYYIDERTVLVDDSLVALQELAKFHRGYLKLPIIALTGSNGKTTTKELIQVVLSKRYNTKATVGNFNNHIGVPLTLLSFTSETEIGIVEMGANHKKEIEFLCELAKPDYGYITNFGKAHLEGFGGVAGVIEGKSEMYQYLAKNDKLAFINLEDPIQVEKSKLLKSFSFGLNKENADVCIAEVKANPFVEIEFSNIIIQSHLIGLYNANNLNAALAIGKFFGVENIAIKQALESYIPENNRSQLLLKETNEIILDAYNANPSSMAVAISNFLQLEKPNKIMILGDMFELGNESAKEHKELVDSLLEENSIQCFFIGSAFYDTRIDKSNFYFYDSFDTFSNYLKTTKIIDSTLLIKGSRGMALERTLDFI, via the coding sequence ATGGATATCCAATACATTCATAGTTTATTTTTAAAATGTAAATCGGTTTCAATTGACACACGTAAGATTGGTGTTAATTCTTTTTTTGTAGCCATAAAAGGGGAGCGATTTGATGCGAATACTTTTGCTAGCGAAGCTTTAGAAAAAGGAGCTTCTTATGTGCTTATTGATGATAAGTCTTATTATATTGATGAGCGAACAGTACTTGTTGATGATAGTTTAGTGGCTTTACAAGAATTAGCTAAATTTCATAGGGGCTATTTAAAGTTACCTATTATAGCTCTTACTGGTAGCAACGGAAAGACTACTACAAAAGAGTTAATTCAAGTTGTGCTTTCAAAAAGATACAATACAAAAGCCACTGTAGGGAATTTCAACAATCATATTGGAGTGCCTTTAACTTTATTGTCATTTACTTCAGAAACTGAAATTGGAATCGTTGAAATGGGAGCTAATCATAAAAAAGAAATTGAATTTTTATGTGAATTAGCTAAACCTGATTACGGATATATTACTAATTTTGGGAAAGCACATCTGGAAGGATTTGGAGGTGTTGCGGGCGTAATTGAAGGGAAAAGTGAAATGTATCAATACTTAGCAAAAAACGATAAATTAGCTTTTATAAATCTGGAAGATCCAATTCAAGTTGAAAAATCAAAGTTGCTAAAATCCTTTTCTTTTGGTCTAAATAAAGAAAATGCTGATGTATGTATTGCAGAAGTTAAAGCAAATCCTTTTGTGGAAATTGAATTTTCGAACATTATAATTCAGTCTCATTTGATAGGGCTTTACAATGCTAATAATTTGAATGCAGCACTTGCAATAGGAAAGTTCTTTGGAGTCGAAAATATAGCTATAAAACAAGCGCTAGAGAGTTATATTCCTGAAAACAATAGATCTCAACTCTTGTTAAAAGAGACTAACGAAATTATTTTGGATGCATATAATGCAAATCCAAGTAGTATGGCTGTGGCTATTTCTAATTTTTTACAATTGGAAAAGCCAAATAAAATAATGATTTTGGGAGATATGTTTGAACTGGGCAATGAAAGTGCAAAAGAGCATAAGGAATTAGTGGACTCCCTACTAGAAGAAAACTCTATTCAATGTTTTTTTATCGGTTCTGCATTTTACGACACTAGAATAGATAAAAGTAATTTTTATTTTTATGACTCATTTGATACTTTTTCAAATTATTTAAAAACAACCAAAATTATAGACAGCACCCTCCTTATAAAAGGTTCAAGAGGAATGGCATTAGAAAGGACATTGGATTTTATATAG
- a CDS encoding triple tyrosine motif-containing protein: protein MKSSKFYVFFALFLFFTTIIFAQVKNIGLPDIRNYKRTDYKGGTQNWNIDQDKNGNLYFANNNGLYQFDGTSWRKYILPNSTAIRSLKIDNSGKVYVGGYNEFGYFKPNSKGKMEYVSISKLINKKQVKLIDFIWKIHIVNKAIIFQSFGRIYSYKNNQLKIIEAPNRFQFSFLVNDHLYLQESSLGIVEYKNGVLTPLKGTTDINNTEIWGMFSLPNNQLLITTLTKGLFIYQNGKMAPWNTQANSFIKKNSSLGGVKIKDNYIQLNSVLDGIIVCDLNGKIIQHINHTKGLQNNTVLTSFIDSKNNLWLGLDNGITFINESSPITYLGFSYGLSTVYASALFQNKLYVATNQGVFYQSWENTIREDSFKLVEGTTGQAWNLQIINDQLLCAHNRGALLISGNKAIKTLDNKGYFGFKVIPNKTNFIIGAKYNGFAIFENTASGWQFRNKIEGFEKSANTFEIDATNLWLKKDAVLYKMTLSQDLKNFENIKTFENLSKKIKGIGSIHHLKNNIFFQTNNHFYQYSNQQKSFTENKSVSSIFKNIPNINSITEDKYGNIWYVFNESLGMLKLNKKGHYQNKVAEFSNMTGNLVNNYLSVTTIDPSNVFIGLTSGLAHYDPNITNNLKIKPNVFIRSFSFSRDTLVLGNGNKTIENYEIPYSSNHVRFTFSSPTYDNIESVEYSYQLAGFDSKWSNWSTISIKEYTNLREGDYTMKLKSRNSFGIQSEVAIINFSILPPWYRHYLAYLGYLLLIIIAIYYIRKRVQMKIRKNKYYETIEQRRLYLEKETKIRQEQFDLEKEIEKLKNDKLQIKILAKDKELVNNSLQVVKKNKILNGIIHKLKDINIDTLDESTKSQFTKLNRSITKEVNADKSWKDLEKHIKNVHFDFLKRLKEKYPTISPRELDLSTYLLMNMSTKEIAEIMNISNGGVELARYRLRKKLELNKKENLIGFLMSI, encoded by the coding sequence ATGAAATCTTCAAAATTCTACGTTTTTTTTGCTTTGTTTTTATTTTTCACAACGATAATTTTTGCACAGGTAAAAAATATTGGACTGCCAGATATACGCAATTATAAAAGAACCGATTACAAAGGAGGAACGCAAAACTGGAATATTGATCAAGATAAAAACGGCAATTTATATTTTGCCAATAACAATGGGCTTTACCAATTTGATGGAACATCGTGGAGAAAATACATTTTACCAAATTCCACTGCTATCAGATCTTTAAAAATAGATAACTCTGGTAAAGTATATGTAGGGGGATATAATGAGTTTGGTTATTTCAAACCTAATTCAAAAGGAAAAATGGAATACGTTTCTATATCAAAATTGATAAATAAAAAGCAAGTCAAGTTAATTGATTTCATTTGGAAAATACACATCGTTAATAAAGCAATTATCTTTCAATCCTTTGGAAGAATCTATAGTTATAAGAACAATCAACTTAAAATAATTGAAGCTCCTAATAGATTCCAATTTTCATTCCTAGTAAACGACCACTTATACCTTCAAGAATCTTCTCTTGGAATAGTAGAATACAAAAATGGTGTTTTAACCCCCTTAAAAGGCACTACAGATATCAATAATACTGAAATTTGGGGAATGTTCTCTTTGCCAAACAACCAATTACTAATCACAACTTTAACTAAAGGGCTTTTTATATATCAAAATGGAAAAATGGCCCCTTGGAATACGCAAGCAAATTCCTTTATTAAAAAAAATAGCTCTCTTGGTGGAGTAAAAATAAAAGACAATTATATACAACTAAATTCCGTACTAGATGGAATTATAGTATGTGACCTAAACGGGAAGATCATACAACATATTAATCATACTAAAGGCCTACAAAACAACACTGTTCTAACTTCATTTATTGACAGTAAAAACAACTTATGGCTTGGCCTAGACAATGGAATTACTTTTATAAACGAAAGCTCTCCAATTACTTATCTCGGGTTCAGTTATGGATTAAGTACTGTTTATGCTTCAGCACTATTCCAAAATAAATTATATGTAGCTACAAACCAAGGTGTATTTTATCAATCTTGGGAAAATACAATTAGAGAAGATTCATTTAAACTAGTAGAAGGCACAACTGGTCAAGCTTGGAACTTACAAATAATTAATGATCAGTTACTATGCGCCCATAACAGAGGTGCATTATTAATTTCCGGAAATAAAGCAATTAAAACATTAGACAATAAAGGTTATTTTGGTTTTAAAGTAATTCCAAATAAAACAAACTTTATAATAGGAGCAAAATACAATGGTTTTGCCATATTTGAAAACACAGCAAGTGGATGGCAATTTAGAAACAAAATCGAAGGTTTTGAAAAATCAGCGAACACTTTTGAAATAGATGCCACGAATTTATGGCTAAAAAAGGATGCTGTTTTATATAAAATGACTTTATCTCAAGATTTAAAGAATTTTGAAAACATAAAAACATTCGAAAACCTATCTAAAAAAATAAAAGGAATAGGAAGTATTCATCATTTAAAAAATAACATATTCTTTCAAACGAATAATCATTTTTACCAATACTCAAATCAACAAAAATCCTTTACTGAAAACAAATCTGTAAGTTCCATTTTCAAAAATATTCCAAACATCAATTCAATAACCGAAGATAAATATGGCAACATTTGGTACGTATTTAATGAGTCACTGGGTATGTTGAAGCTGAATAAAAAAGGGCATTATCAAAATAAAGTAGCAGAGTTTTCGAATATGACAGGGAACCTTGTAAATAATTACCTATCGGTTACAACAATAGATCCTTCAAATGTTTTTATTGGACTAACCTCTGGTTTAGCGCACTACGATCCCAATATTACTAATAATTTAAAAATCAAACCAAACGTATTTATACGTAGTTTTTCTTTTTCGAGAGATACTTTGGTATTAGGAAATGGTAATAAAACAATAGAGAATTACGAAATTCCATACTCTTCTAACCATGTCCGATTTACTTTTTCATCCCCTACATACGACAACATTGAAAGCGTAGAATATTCCTATCAATTAGCCGGATTTGACAGCAAATGGAGCAATTGGTCGACTATTTCAATAAAAGAATATACCAATTTAAGAGAAGGTGATTACACCATGAAATTAAAGTCGAGAAATAGTTTTGGAATACAATCTGAAGTAGCCATTATTAATTTTTCTATTTTGCCACCATGGTATAGACATTATCTAGCCTATTTAGGATACCTTCTACTTATTATTATAGCAATCTATTATATTCGTAAAAGGGTTCAAATGAAAATTCGTAAAAACAAATATTACGAAACCATCGAACAAAGGCGATTATACCTTGAAAAAGAAACGAAAATACGTCAAGAACAATTTGACCTAGAAAAAGAGATTGAAAAATTAAAAAATGACAAACTTCAAATTAAGATCTTAGCAAAAGATAAAGAGCTAGTAAACAACTCTTTACAGGTTGTGAAGAAAAACAAAATTTTAAACGGGATAATTCATAAACTAAAAGACATAAATATTGATACATTAGATGAATCGACAAAATCTCAATTTACAAAATTGAACAGAAGTATTACAAAAGAAGTAAATGCAGATAAAAGCTGGAAAGATTTAGAGAAACACATTAAAAATGTACATTTTGATTTTCTAAAAAGATTAAAAGAAAAATACCCGACAATTTCACCGCGAGAATTAGATTTATCAACTTATTTACTGATGAATATGTCAACCAAGGAAATTGCCGAAATCATGAATATTTCTAATGGAGGTGTTGAATTAGCCAGATACCGTTTAAGGAAAAAATTAGAACTTAATAAAAAAGAAAATTTAATAGGTTTCTTAATGAGTATATAA
- a CDS encoding SusC/RagA family TonB-linked outer membrane protein, whose protein sequence is MKLTKLLIFCFSSLLFSIYAQAQDIVVNGIVNDESGMPIPGASILLKGSSKSASSDFDGKFQMQVPSDGILAISYIGYGTVQESIKGRSQVVIKLTSQSQDLNEVVVVGYGTQKKSVVTGAISSIKASDLEDLPITRVEQSLQGRVSGLTIAANSGQPGSSATIRVRGITTFGNNEPLWVVDGVVVDAGGIGYLNQSDIASIEVLKDAASQAIYGARAATGVILVTTKKGKSGKISVNYNGYTGISAPARKLDLLNATQYATLMNEASVAGGGDIKFSNPASFGVGSDWQSAIFNNNAKRVGHELSLSGGNEVSTFYLSFGLLDQEGIVATDISNYIRKNIRLNSTHKITKKITFGQTLGYSREKNVGLGNTNSEFGGPLSSAINLDPLTPIVERDPVLANQSPYTNTGAIRDANGNPYGISSFVGQEMSNPLAYIQTRLGNYGWSDNFVGNAYLEVEPISGLKFRTTLGGKLAYWGSESFTPISYLNASNIVAKNNISRSTNTGFGWNIENIASYSKLINSHNFSILVGQGAYVDNITSGSGVTYYNIPVTSYKDASFNYSVPKDQIDSYAYTGSEHVVTSLFSRLNYDYKEKYLVTGIIRRDGSSRFGSNNRYGTFPSFSLGWVASKEDFWKENNVVNQLKFRGGYGVTGNDAIGDFRYLATIGGGRNYTIGNSGSVTIGNSPNAPSNPDLKWEETSQTNIGFDATLFQNFNLSLDLYDKKTTGILQDVLIPGYVGSTGNPVGNVADMQNKGIDLELGFRKKIGQVNMSVNANVSYLDNKVTYLGNGIDFLSGGQTIQSSTYPITRVQVGQPYNAFYGFKTAGIFQNQTEINEYTNADGGLIQPNAVPGDFRWKDVNGDGKITSDDREFLGSPIPKYTFGFTINLDYKNFDLLVFAQGASGNKIFQGLRRLDIGNANFQTSALGRWTGEGTSNTFPRLTTNDTNKNFNNPSDFYLEDGDYLRFKTIQLGYSLPSDAISKAGLSKTRIYLTAENLFTFTKYSGYDPEIGGGVMGIDRGFYPQARTFMLGVNLQF, encoded by the coding sequence ATGAAATTAACAAAATTACTTATTTTTTGTTTTTCATCTCTATTATTCTCGATTTACGCACAAGCGCAAGACATTGTGGTAAACGGAATAGTAAATGATGAAAGTGGTATGCCAATTCCTGGGGCATCGATTTTATTAAAGGGATCTTCAAAATCAGCCTCTTCAGATTTTGATGGAAAGTTTCAAATGCAAGTGCCTTCAGATGGTATTTTAGCTATTAGTTATATTGGCTATGGAACTGTTCAAGAATCAATAAAAGGGCGTTCTCAAGTGGTTATAAAATTAACATCACAATCTCAAGATTTGAATGAAGTTGTTGTTGTAGGTTATGGTACTCAAAAGAAGAGTGTTGTAACAGGAGCTATTTCAAGCATTAAAGCTTCTGACTTAGAAGATTTGCCAATTACAAGAGTTGAGCAATCATTACAAGGTAGAGTTTCTGGTTTGACAATAGCCGCAAACTCTGGACAACCTGGTTCTTCTGCAACTATTCGAGTTCGTGGTATTACTACATTCGGAAACAATGAGCCACTTTGGGTTGTTGATGGAGTAGTGGTTGACGCTGGTGGTATAGGTTATTTGAATCAATCTGACATTGCCTCAATAGAGGTGTTGAAAGATGCTGCTTCACAAGCTATTTATGGTGCAAGAGCAGCGACGGGTGTTATTCTTGTGACAACAAAAAAAGGGAAATCTGGAAAAATCAGTGTCAATTATAATGGTTACACTGGAATATCGGCTCCTGCTAGAAAATTAGACTTATTAAATGCTACTCAATATGCCACTTTGATGAATGAGGCTTCAGTAGCAGGTGGTGGAGATATTAAATTTTCAAACCCAGCATCATTTGGTGTAGGTTCCGATTGGCAATCAGCGATTTTTAATAATAATGCAAAACGTGTTGGACATGAATTAAGTTTAAGTGGTGGAAATGAAGTATCAACATTCTATTTGTCTTTTGGTCTTTTGGATCAAGAAGGAATTGTCGCTACTGATATCTCCAACTATATCAGAAAAAATATTAGGTTAAACTCCACACATAAAATCACTAAGAAAATTACTTTTGGTCAAACATTGGGATATTCTAGAGAGAAAAATGTAGGGTTAGGAAATACTAATAGTGAATTTGGAGGACCTTTAAGTTCTGCAATCAATTTAGATCCATTGACACCAATTGTGGAAAGAGATCCAGTTCTTGCAAATCAATCTCCTTACACAAATACAGGTGCAATTAGAGATGCTAATGGTAATCCTTATGGTATTTCCTCTTTTGTGGGTCAAGAAATGTCTAATCCATTGGCGTATATTCAAACAAGATTAGGGAATTATGGTTGGTCTGACAATTTTGTTGGTAATGCTTATTTAGAAGTTGAGCCAATAAGTGGCTTAAAATTTAGAACTACTCTTGGGGGAAAATTAGCTTATTGGGGTAGTGAAAGCTTTACTCCAATATCTTATTTGAATGCTTCAAATATTGTAGCCAAAAATAATATATCAAGAAGTACAAATACTGGCTTTGGTTGGAATATAGAAAATATAGCTTCTTATTCTAAACTTATCAATAGTCATAATTTCAGTATTTTAGTTGGTCAGGGTGCTTATGTTGATAATATTACTAGTGGGAGCGGTGTAACGTATTATAATATTCCTGTTACTAGCTATAAAGATGCTTCATTTAATTATAGTGTTCCAAAAGATCAGATTGACTCTTACGCGTATACTGGATCAGAACATGTTGTAACATCGTTGTTCTCTAGATTAAATTATGATTATAAAGAAAAATATTTGGTAACGGGTATTATTCGTAGAGATGGTTCTTCGCGATTTGGATCAAATAATAGATACGGAACTTTTCCTTCATTCTCATTAGGTTGGGTAGCTTCAAAAGAAGATTTTTGGAAGGAAAACAATGTAGTTAATCAACTGAAATTTAGAGGTGGTTATGGCGTTACAGGTAATGATGCTATTGGTGATTTTAGATATTTAGCTACAATTGGAGGTGGAAGAAATTACACTATTGGGAATTCGGGTTCTGTAACTATAGGTAATAGTCCGAATGCTCCTTCTAACCCTGATTTGAAATGGGAAGAGACAAGTCAAACTAACATAGGATTTGATGCTACATTATTTCAAAATTTTAATCTTTCGTTAGATTTATATGATAAAAAGACAACAGGTATTTTGCAAGATGTTTTGATACCTGGTTATGTGGGTTCTACAGGAAATCCTGTTGGGAATGTAGCTGATATGCAAAATAAAGGTATTGATTTAGAGTTGGGGTTCCGTAAAAAAATTGGTCAAGTAAATATGTCCGTTAATGCGAATGTTTCCTATTTAGATAATAAAGTTACTTATTTAGGGAACGGTATTGATTTCTTATCTGGTGGGCAAACTATTCAGTCAAGTACTTACCCTATTACAAGAGTTCAAGTGGGGCAACCATATAATGCTTTCTATGGTTTTAAAACGGCAGGGATATTCCAAAATCAAACAGAGATTAATGAATATACTAATGCAGATGGTGGATTAATTCAACCTAATGCTGTACCTGGAGATTTCCGTTGGAAAGACGTAAATGGTGATGGAAAGATCACATCAGATGACAGAGAGTTCCTAGGTAGTCCAATTCCTAAATATACTTTTGGTTTTACTATTAATTTAGATTATAAAAATTTCGATTTATTAGTTTTTGCCCAAGGAGCAAGTGGGAACAAAATTTTTCAAGGTTTACGTAGGTTAGATATTGGGAATGCCAATTTTCAAACATCAGCTTTAGGACGTTGGACAGGAGAAGGAACTTCAAATACTTTTCCAAGATTGACTACAAATGACACGAATAAAAACTTTAATAATCCTTCTGATTTTTATCTTGAAGATGGTGATTATTTAAGATTTAAAACAATTCAGTTAGGGTATTCTTTGCCAAGCGACGCTATTAGTAAAGCAGGTTTAAGCAAAACTAGAATTTATTTAACTGCCGAAAATTTATTCACTTTCACAAAATATTCAGGATATGACCCTGAAATTGGTGGAGGAGTAATGGGAATTGATAGAGGATTTTATCCGCAAGCAAGAACATTCATGTTAGGTGTTAATTTACAATTTTAA
- a CDS encoding RagB/SusD family nutrient uptake outer membrane protein, giving the protein MKLKNIKFSLIASVVLFTATSCSEEFLNVEPKGTALEDNYYTNETEAYSGLVSVYDVLGKQSKGFENMICMLNAGSDDFYAGGGGATDGTGIQSFSDYSISPVTIPASFWNDFYQGIFRANILLEKLPNVPMNDATKARFTAETKALRGYYYFELVRTFKNVPLITEPIATSEIYNVLQASSDDVYAQIEKDLTEALPNLPNTISDVANEGGRFSKGSVQALLGKVYLYEGKNTQAAAAFASVNGTPGGTSMYGYKLLNKFADLWTINNKFNSEAIIEITHTDKSNADWGNWGSGSDEGNSVNVMVGPRSFSRPSNSTAPDYASGWSFNTVTQNLYDALKSDPRFDATIVDMKALKAAGQADYSPGYKDTGYFLKKFMPLTSDVSTGGGASVLNYKQNVYAIRLADTYLMEAEALGATGARAQALLDAVRARVGLGSVPVSMDAVLAERRLELAGEGHRWFDLVRTGKAAAALASKGFTTGKNEIWPIPLKELENTKIVQNPNYN; this is encoded by the coding sequence ATGAAACTTAAAAATATAAAATTTTCACTTATTGCTTCTGTTGTACTTTTTACAGCAACATCATGCAGTGAGGAATTTTTAAATGTGGAACCAAAAGGGACAGCATTAGAAGACAACTATTATACTAACGAAACAGAAGCTTATTCAGGTCTGGTTTCCGTATATGACGTTTTAGGGAAACAGTCAAAAGGATTTGAGAATATGATTTGTATGTTAAATGCAGGATCAGATGACTTTTATGCTGGTGGTGGTGGTGCAACTGATGGTACCGGAATTCAATCTTTTTCAGATTATTCGATAAGCCCAGTTACAATTCCTGCTAGTTTTTGGAATGATTTTTATCAAGGTATTTTTAGAGCAAATATTCTACTTGAAAAATTGCCTAATGTGCCGATGAATGATGCAACTAAAGCAAGATTTACTGCTGAAACTAAGGCTTTGCGCGGTTATTATTATTTTGAATTAGTGCGAACTTTTAAGAATGTCCCATTAATTACTGAACCAATAGCTACTAGTGAAATATATAATGTTTTACAAGCTAGTTCAGATGATGTTTATGCTCAAATTGAAAAAGATTTGACAGAAGCATTACCTAATTTGCCTAATACAATAAGTGATGTAGCAAATGAAGGAGGACGTTTTTCTAAAGGTTCAGTTCAAGCTTTATTAGGAAAAGTATATTTATATGAAGGGAAAAATACTCAAGCAGCTGCTGCATTTGCTTCAGTTAATGGAACACCAGGGGGCACGAGTATGTATGGTTATAAATTGCTAAATAAATTTGCAGATTTGTGGACTATAAATAACAAGTTTAATTCAGAGGCAATTATTGAAATTACCCATACAGATAAAAGTAATGCAGATTGGGGTAATTGGGGATCAGGATCAGATGAAGGAAACAGTGTTAATGTAATGGTTGGGCCAAGGAGTTTTTCTAGACCTTCTAATTCTACGGCTCCGGATTATGCTTCGGGCTGGAGTTTCAATACAGTGACTCAAAATTTGTATGATGCCTTAAAATCAGACCCTCGTTTTGATGCAACCATTGTTGATATGAAAGCATTAAAAGCGGCAGGACAGGCGGATTATTCTCCTGGATATAAAGACACAGGTTACTTTTTGAAAAAATTTATGCCATTAACATCAGATGTTTCTACAGGTGGAGGCGCTTCAGTTTTAAATTATAAGCAAAATGTATATGCAATCCGTTTGGCTGATACGTATTTGATGGAAGCGGAAGCACTTGGTGCAACTGGAGCAAGAGCACAAGCTTTATTAGATGCGGTTAGAGCAAGAGTAGGCTTGGGCTCTGTGCCTGTTTCTATGGATGCTGTTTTAGCCGAGAGAAGATTAGAACTCGCAGGAGAAGGTCATCGTTGGTTTGACCTAGTAAGAACAGGAAAAGCAGCTGCCGCATTAGCGAGTAAAGGATTTACAACTGGTAAAAATGAAATTTGGCCTATTCCTTTGAAAGAATTGGAAAATACTAAAATTGTTCAAAATCCTAATTACAACTAA
- a CDS encoding PKD domain-containing protein, which yields MKLKIVLNRGVYLMFALATLCSLNSCQPDAVGVGNGLTDANVDASFTVTPVEGASNKFTLSAQKANVIASKWDIGEGTFSGKMIETVFFPDAGTYTVTHTAIGKGGAMNATTKDIVVATSDPVAGNIIQGGKFQSATDHDKWTILKISDSGTSWSFNEGSATVKGGGWNQQGIYQAVQVQANKDYKIDMKVFGSGAINTWFEVYVSKTPPVQNTDYSADGRRMGLSTWDGCATAVFSGKLSTVGCVGSGNTVRFTEAGTVYLLIKCGGENIGTTGISITNVEMRGSN from the coding sequence ATGAAATTAAAAATAGTTTTAAATAGAGGCGTTTACCTAATGTTTGCTTTGGCTACATTATGTTCACTAAATAGTTGTCAACCTGATGCAGTTGGTGTCGGTAATGGTCTTACTGATGCTAATGTGGATGCTTCCTTTACAGTCACGCCTGTAGAAGGAGCTTCAAATAAATTTACGTTAAGTGCTCAGAAAGCAAATGTAATTGCTTCAAAATGGGATATTGGGGAAGGTACTTTTTCAGGCAAAATGATTGAAACCGTATTTTTTCCGGATGCTGGGACCTATACGGTAACACATACTGCAATTGGTAAAGGTGGAGCTATGAATGCAACCACTAAGGATATTGTAGTTGCAACTTCTGACCCAGTCGCGGGGAATATTATTCAAGGCGGAAAATTTCAAAGCGCAACAGATCATGATAAATGGACTATTTTAAAAATTAGTGATTCGGGAACGAGTTGGTCATTTAATGAAGGAAGTGCTACCGTAAAAGGTGGGGGATGGAATCAGCAAGGAATTTATCAAGCAGTCCAAGTACAAGCCAACAAAGATTATAAAATTGACATGAAAGTATTTGGTAGTGGAGCTATAAATACATGGTTTGAAGTATATGTTTCCAAAACACCACCAGTTCAAAACACAGATTATAGTGCAGATGGAAGAAGAATGGGATTGAGTACTTGGGACGGATGCGCAACAGCTGTATTTTCAGGTAAATTATCAACTGTAGGTTGTGTTGGATCTGGAAATACGGTTCGTTTTACTGAAGCGGGAACCGTTTATTTATTAATTAAATGTGGTGGTGAAAACATTGGTACTACTGGAATTTCAATAACTAACGTTGAAATGCGAGGCAGTAATTAA